One region of Paenibacillus polymyxa M1 genomic DNA includes:
- the yhbH gene encoding sporulation protein YhbH, which yields MTEPRQPYSFVVSREDWSLHRKGYQDQQRHQQKVKDVIKQNLPDLITEENIIMSDGQQIIKVPIRSLDEYRFIYNYQKQKHVGQGDGDSQVGDVIGRDPASQKPGKGEKAGDQPGHDIMETEVSIEELEDMLFEEMELPHLQQKDKDQIEVESIVFNDIRKKGMQANIDKKRTILENLRRNAREGNPGIHHISPDDLRYKTWEEKTIPQSNAVIIAMMDTSGSMGSFEKYCARSFFFWMTRFLRRQYEKVEIVFLAHHTEAKEVTEEEFFTRGESGGTICSSAYLKALEIIDKRYPPSTYNIYPFHFSDGDNLSSDNERCVKLIEELMKRSNMFGYGEVNQYNRSSTLMSAYKNIKTDQFMYYVIKEKGEVYQALRTFFRKREGGTVG from the coding sequence ATGACGGAACCACGCCAGCCATATTCATTCGTCGTATCCCGCGAAGATTGGTCGCTGCATCGCAAAGGGTACCAGGACCAGCAACGCCATCAGCAGAAGGTCAAAGATGTCATTAAACAAAATCTACCCGATCTGATTACGGAAGAAAATATTATAATGTCGGACGGTCAACAGATTATCAAAGTGCCCATTCGCAGTCTGGATGAATATCGCTTCATTTATAACTACCAAAAGCAAAAGCATGTAGGCCAAGGGGATGGCGACAGTCAGGTGGGAGATGTCATCGGACGTGATCCTGCTTCCCAAAAGCCAGGTAAAGGTGAGAAAGCAGGCGACCAACCGGGACACGATATTATGGAAACAGAAGTCAGCATAGAGGAACTCGAAGATATGCTGTTTGAGGAAATGGAATTGCCGCATTTGCAGCAAAAAGATAAGGATCAAATTGAGGTTGAATCTATCGTATTCAATGATATACGCAAAAAAGGCATGCAAGCGAACATTGACAAGAAACGAACGATTCTCGAAAATCTGCGCCGCAACGCGCGTGAGGGGAATCCGGGCATTCATCATATTAGTCCGGACGATCTTCGCTACAAAACATGGGAAGAGAAGACCATTCCCCAATCCAATGCGGTAATTATCGCTATGATGGACACCTCAGGCAGTATGGGATCTTTTGAAAAATATTGCGCCCGCAGCTTCTTTTTCTGGATGACCCGCTTTTTGCGTCGCCAATATGAAAAGGTGGAAATTGTTTTTCTTGCGCATCATACCGAAGCCAAGGAGGTTACGGAGGAAGAATTTTTTACTCGCGGTGAAAGTGGCGGCACAATCTGCTCTTCTGCCTATTTGAAAGCATTGGAGATTATCGATAAACGCTATCCTCCTTCGACTTATAATATTTATCCCTTCCATTTCTCCGATGGCGATAACCTAAGCTCAGACAATGAACGGTGTGTGAAACTAATCGAGGAGCTTATGAAGCGCAGCAATATGTTCGGCTATGGAGAGGTGAACCAATATAATCGCAGCAGTACGCTGATGTCAGCCTACAAGAATATTAAAACGGATCAGTTTATGTACTATGTCATCAAGGAAAAAGGTGAGGTATACCAAGCCTTACGTACCTTTTTTCGCAAACGGGAAGGGGGAACGGTAGGATGA
- a CDS encoding response regulator transcription factor has protein sequence MEEIAVLIVDDEQGLRDMLTKVLKKEGFLHVKHAATGQEALQIVMESRIDVIVLDVMLPDNDGFEVCRQMRLYTEVPILFLTARDTDLDKLMGFGIGGDDYITKPFNPLEVVARMKARMKYRNVTTADMKPALQTLDFGYFCLELESGALYVQDQEVDCPAREWLLLVFLCKHPNRIFSVRQLYEAIWSETFLGDEKTVVIHISRLRKKIEPDPKHPQFLVNVRGLGYKMISVKRGEQE, from the coding sequence ATGGAAGAAATTGCAGTGCTTATCGTAGACGATGAACAGGGACTGCGAGATATGCTGACAAAAGTATTAAAAAAGGAAGGATTTCTTCATGTTAAGCATGCAGCCACGGGCCAAGAAGCGCTGCAAATCGTGATGGAATCTCGTATTGATGTGATTGTGCTTGATGTTATGCTCCCTGATAACGATGGATTTGAGGTATGTCGTCAGATGCGTCTATACACGGAAGTTCCTATTCTTTTTTTGACGGCAAGAGATACAGATCTGGACAAATTAATGGGATTTGGTATTGGGGGGGACGATTATATCACCAAACCGTTTAACCCGTTGGAAGTCGTTGCACGTATGAAAGCTCGAATGAAGTATCGAAATGTGACAACAGCGGATATGAAGCCTGCTTTACAAACCTTAGATTTTGGATATTTTTGTCTGGAGCTGGAATCAGGTGCATTGTATGTGCAAGACCAAGAGGTCGATTGTCCTGCACGTGAATGGCTACTGCTGGTATTTTTGTGTAAGCATCCTAACCGTATATTCAGTGTGCGTCAGCTATACGAAGCAATATGGAGCGAGACCTTCCTTGGTGATGAAAAGACAGTAGTCATTCATATCTCTCGTTTGCGAAAAAAAATAGAACCTGATCCCAAGCACCCGCAATTTTTAGTTAATGTAAGAGGGCTAGGTTATAAAATGATATCAGTCAAGAGGGGGGAGCAAGAATGA
- a CDS encoding sensor histidine kinase: protein MQSIVFIAVYGWYIGKPLVYVIKWIGNIATGEFQAPLSELELPERKKNQSNNYKPPYQLYKEVFEQMNILSAQLRSNEEERMEIEKRKQQWVAGVSHDLKTPLSYIEGYAAMLTAQEYDWSEEEKRSFSMAISEKVTEMKQLIQDLNASMQLKEGALPIQLKKEDIVEFLRNTVIDIANHPSAEQYEFSFMSLEAVCVVPFDSKLLGRALKNFLMNAIIHNPPGTHVSMEVNKESDKLHISIEDDGIGMNPTEFIQMTPSKEHGIPIAKSFIEAHNGTLHILPGSQEGTRIEITLPLNM from the coding sequence GTGCAGAGCATTGTGTTCATAGCTGTCTATGGATGGTATATAGGCAAACCCTTGGTGTATGTAATTAAATGGATTGGAAATATAGCAACAGGGGAATTCCAAGCGCCGCTAAGTGAGCTAGAACTGCCAGAGCGCAAAAAAAATCAGAGCAATAATTATAAGCCTCCGTATCAATTGTATAAAGAAGTTTTTGAACAAATGAACATCTTATCTGCTCAATTGCGCAGCAATGAGGAAGAGAGAATGGAAATAGAAAAGCGAAAACAGCAGTGGGTAGCAGGTGTAAGCCATGATCTCAAAACACCTTTATCTTATATTGAAGGATATGCAGCCATGCTGACTGCTCAAGAGTATGATTGGTCCGAGGAAGAAAAAAGAAGCTTTAGTATGGCTATCAGTGAGAAAGTGACGGAAATGAAGCAGTTGATTCAGGATTTGAATGCTTCTATGCAGCTCAAGGAGGGTGCCTTGCCGATCCAGTTAAAGAAGGAGGACATTGTGGAGTTTCTCCGCAATACGGTCATAGATATCGCTAACCATCCTTCGGCCGAGCAGTACGAATTTTCTTTTATGTCATTGGAGGCAGTATGTGTCGTGCCCTTCGATAGTAAATTATTAGGTAGAGCGTTGAAAAATTTTTTGATGAATGCAATCATTCATAATCCTCCAGGTACACATGTTTCAATGGAAGTAAACAAAGAGAGCGATAAGCTTCATATTTCTATCGAAGATGATGGAATAGGAATGAATCCAACTGAATTTATACAGATGACACCTTCCAAAGAGCATGGGATACCTATTGCCAAAAGCTTTATTGAAGCCCATAACGGAACGCTTCATATTCTTCCGGGAAGTCAAGAGGGTACCAGAATAGAAATTACGTTGCCACTGAATATGTAA
- a CDS encoding ABC transporter ATP-binding protein, with amino-acid sequence MSEYVIRTRQLTRRFGKREFVKQINLQVPGKQIYGFLGPNGAGKTTTIRMLLGLIKSTSGDIEIFGKKLKDHRMEILKDVGSLVESPAYYAHLSAYRNLEIVTTMRGLPTRKIHKVLDLVRLSKDAYRPVKGYSLGMRQRLGIAMALIADPKLLILDEPTNGLDPSGIQEIRELIMSLPDAYGMTVLVSSHLLSEIEQIATYVGIINQGEMIFQGTMKELTDKSKPQLFIETQNPVQAAGALMQHGWIAGAESMEQKEVITPIVDREQSSEMIKVLVEHNHPVYRVREKKKTLEEIFLELTGKERSL; translated from the coding sequence ATGTCTGAATATGTAATACGTACACGTCAGCTAACCAGGCGTTTTGGAAAAAGGGAATTTGTCAAACAAATAAATCTCCAGGTACCTGGGAAGCAAATTTACGGATTTTTGGGACCAAACGGGGCGGGGAAAACAACCACGATTCGTATGCTACTCGGGCTGATTAAATCCACATCCGGGGATATTGAGATTTTTGGGAAAAAGCTCAAGGATCATCGCATGGAAATATTAAAAGATGTGGGTTCTTTGGTTGAATCACCTGCCTATTATGCCCATTTGTCCGCATATCGAAATTTAGAAATCGTTACAACGATGCGTGGGTTGCCGACTCGAAAAATTCATAAAGTGCTGGATTTGGTGAGATTAAGCAAGGATGCGTATCGTCCGGTAAAAGGATACTCCTTGGGGATGAGACAAAGGCTAGGAATTGCCATGGCGTTGATTGCTGATCCCAAATTGTTGATTCTTGATGAACCGACGAATGGTTTGGACCCGTCCGGTATTCAGGAAATTCGGGAGTTAATTATGAGCCTGCCTGATGCTTACGGAATGACGGTATTGGTTTCGAGCCATCTATTAAGTGAAATCGAACAGATCGCAACCTATGTAGGGATTATTAATCAAGGGGAAATGATTTTCCAGGGAACGATGAAAGAACTTACAGACAAAAGCAAGCCTCAATTATTCATTGAAACCCAAAATCCTGTTCAGGCTGCTGGAGCCCTGATGCAGCATGGATGGATTGCCGGAGCTGAATCCATGGAGCAAAAAGAGGTCATAACTCCTATAGTAGACCGTGAGCAGTCATCGGAGATGATCAAAGTGTTGGTGGAGCACAATCACCCCGTCTACCGGGTAAGGGAGAAGAAAAAAACATTGGAGGAAATATTCCTGGAGCTGACTGGTAAGGAGCGAAGCTTATGA
- a CDS encoding ABC transporter permease codes for MILQVIKAEGYKLKKICWWLPLIQGCVLTGMTAVEWYLYFRQGPGGVYAGFAVMFMFISFVMLLGCTLLASIMAGTEHDTQTWKQLMAMPVPRSYIYVSKIVWIVILQLGTALITIAGMSLIWVLYTNEPIPWRVMLLQPINASLATLPVLAIQLWLSTLFTNQAFPLAFGIFGSIASLFLARTSILWIKLLPWSYPALSSPLIKEYVMWVVIALCAGIIFTGLGTLQFTKHEFK; via the coding sequence ATGATACTCCAAGTTATCAAGGCGGAAGGATATAAGCTGAAAAAAATATGCTGGTGGCTTCCTCTAATACAGGGCTGTGTTCTTACAGGAATGACTGCCGTGGAATGGTATCTCTACTTTCGCCAGGGGCCAGGCGGGGTCTATGCTGGTTTTGCCGTTATGTTTATGTTCATCTCATTTGTGATGTTGCTTGGTTGTACACTTTTGGCAAGCATAATGGCAGGTACAGAGCACGATACTCAAACATGGAAGCAGTTGATGGCCATGCCTGTTCCTAGAAGCTATATTTATGTATCCAAAATAGTGTGGATCGTGATTTTGCAGCTTGGCACCGCCTTGATCACGATAGCAGGGATGAGTCTCATCTGGGTGTTGTATACAAACGAGCCCATTCCTTGGCGAGTTATGCTGCTGCAGCCGATTAATGCCAGCTTGGCTACCCTGCCTGTACTTGCAATTCAACTTTGGTTGTCTACCCTTTTTACTAATCAGGCATTTCCGTTAGCGTTTGGCATATTTGGTTCTATTGCCAGTTTGTTTTTGGCACGAACAAGTATTCTTTGGATTAAATTATTACCTTGGTCGTATCCGGCACTATCAAGTCCTCTGATTAAGGAATACGTAATGTGGGTGGTCATTGCTTTATGTGCAGGGATCATCTTCACAGGACTCGGTACTCTACAGTTTACAAAGCATGAATTCAAATAG
- a CDS encoding ABC transporter permease, with amino-acid sequence MGSILRVEAMKLQWVMVWILIILDAVINSLMGVLELNDLKQFYEPSWLMLYTYAAHFHSMFFYPLYCGIIASLLCAYEHRDGGWKILLSSPYPRQRIYYAKYILLILILFLDQLTFIVGYFAGGYIAGAPGEIPWTLVLSTGWGGWFGILPLAALQLMLSVKIRNFGASLGMAICCVVPNIVMTGFHSSIGAWFPFTIPYYIMLPQTASYAPRVEPYSLGLIVLFTFLAYLYGGRKMFVNRDWL; translated from the coding sequence ATGGGATCCATTTTACGCGTGGAAGCGATGAAGCTTCAATGGGTCATGGTATGGATTCTCATTATATTGGATGCGGTTATCAATTCTTTAATGGGAGTCCTGGAACTGAACGATTTGAAGCAGTTTTATGAGCCTAGCTGGTTAATGTTATACACCTATGCGGCGCATTTTCACTCGATGTTTTTTTATCCGCTTTATTGTGGAATTATTGCTTCTCTTTTGTGTGCATACGAACATCGAGATGGAGGATGGAAGATTTTATTGAGCAGCCCGTATCCCCGTCAGCGAATCTATTATGCAAAATATATATTGCTCATTCTCATACTGTTTCTTGATCAGCTTACATTCATAGTAGGATATTTTGCAGGTGGGTATATAGCAGGTGCTCCAGGAGAAATCCCTTGGACTCTCGTTCTTTCTACCGGATGGGGAGGGTGGTTCGGAATTCTTCCATTGGCAGCCCTCCAGCTTATGCTTTCGGTAAAAATCCGCAATTTCGGAGCTTCACTAGGAATGGCTATTTGCTGTGTAGTGCCTAATATTGTTATGACAGGCTTTCATTCTTCTATAGGAGCATGGTTTCCCTTTACGATTCCTTATTATATTATGTTGCCACAAACAGCGAGCTATGCTCCCAGAGTCGAGCCTTATAGTCTTGGTTTGATTGTACTTTTTACGTTTTTAGCCTATCTATATGGTGGAAGAAAAATGTTTGTGAATAGGGACTGGTTGTAG